A single window of uncultured Pseudodesulfovibrio sp. DNA harbors:
- the recR gene encoding recombination mediator RecR encodes MQNLPGPLKEVVDQLSSLPGIGPKSALRIALTLLKMPREKARGVGQSIVELRERLCLCDDCACLAESSPCSICADPSRESVQLCLVPEWDALLAMEEMGVYRGKYLVLGGLLSPLDGVEPGHLEVDRLRRRLATGEISELILALGATLDAEATASYVKNLVESEFPEVSVSRLAQGIPIGAEVKFMDKETLKQSLVHRQKI; translated from the coding sequence TTGCAGAATCTTCCTGGGCCACTCAAGGAAGTGGTCGATCAACTCTCCAGCCTGCCTGGTATTGGCCCTAAGTCGGCTTTACGTATTGCGTTGACATTACTTAAGATGCCAAGGGAAAAGGCTCGGGGAGTAGGGCAGTCTATTGTCGAGCTTCGTGAACGACTCTGTCTTTGTGACGATTGCGCCTGCTTGGCGGAATCCAGCCCCTGTTCTATCTGTGCGGATCCATCCCGAGAATCGGTTCAACTGTGTCTCGTGCCGGAATGGGATGCGCTTCTCGCCATGGAAGAAATGGGTGTTTATCGCGGGAAATATCTTGTCCTCGGCGGCTTGTTGTCGCCGTTGGATGGGGTTGAACCGGGGCATCTTGAGGTGGATAGGCTTCGTCGTCGGTTGGCGACAGGTGAAATCTCCGAATTGATTCTTGCCCTTGGCGCCACGCTGGACGCTGAAGCGACCGCATCCTATGTGAAAAATCTGGTGGAGTCCGAATTCCCTGAGGTGTCTGTGAGCCGCTTGGCGCAGGGCATACCCATTGGCGCGGAAGTCAAATTCATGGACAAAGAGACTCTCAAACAGTCTCTCGTTCACCGGCAAAAAATTTAG
- a CDS encoding YbaB/EbfC family nucleoid-associated protein, with protein MKGMNEMIRQAQIMQRKMSETQEGLKSKIVEASSGGGMVKVKVSGAQEVVEVLIEDSVMEAGDVEMLQDLVMTAANEAIKKSKEMMEEEMKGITGGMNIPGMF; from the coding sequence ATGAAAGGTATGAATGAAATGATCCGTCAGGCCCAGATCATGCAGCGCAAGATGTCTGAGACTCAGGAAGGCCTGAAGAGCAAGATTGTTGAAGCATCCAGCGGTGGAGGCATGGTCAAGGTCAAGGTCTCCGGTGCACAGGAAGTTGTCGAAGTACTGATCGAAGATTCCGTCATGGAAGCTGGAGATGTCGAAATGCTGCAGGATCTCGTCATGACCGCTGCCAATGAAGCGATCAAGAAGTCCAAGGAAATGATGGAAGAAGAAATGAAGGGCATAACCGGCGGTATGAATATCCCCGGTATGTTTTAG